The Ignavibacteriales bacterium genome contains the following window.
TCATATCGGTAGCATGACATTCGACCTATCGCTAACGAAGCATGTAATATTTTTATGGCTTGCGGCATTCCTGTTAATCGTACTTGCCACTGTTGCCGCCCGAAAGAATAAGAAAAATCGCGTACCTAAAGGTTTCGGAAATTTGGTGGAAGTATTTATTCTATTTATTAGAGATGAAGTTGCAATCCCTAATATGGGACACGGTGGAGTCAGATATTTACCATACTTACTAACGACATTTTTCTTCATACTGATCATGAATCTGAGCGGCTTGGTCCCATACGGAGCGACCGCAACAGGAAACATCAGCGTGACGGGCGGGCTGGCTATCATTGCGTTCATCATGATTCAGGTATCGGCAATCAGGGCACAGGGATTAGGTAGCTATCTAAAACATCTTACAGGTGGGGTTCACTGGATGCTCTGGCCTATAATGATTCCAATCGAAGTTTTAGGTTTATTCACGAAACCGTTCGCGCTTATGGTTCGTCTTTTCGCTAACATGATCGGTGGTCACATAGTGATAGTATCTCTAATCGGACTGATATTTATTTTTCAATCTTGGATCATTGCACCGGTCCCGATCATTTTTGTACTCGGGATAAATATGTTGGAGTTGTTCGTCGCATTTTTACAAGCATATATTTTTACAATGTTAACATCGCTCTTCATGGGACTCGGTATGCAAGCGGCTCATGACGAAAGCGAGCATCATTGAACAAAATTTATTATCAATTAACTTAATATTAATACAGGAGAAAAAAATGGAAGCAAACGCATTAGGATATCTTGCAGCAGGAATCGGCGCCGGCATCACGGTGATTGGCGCAGGTTTAGGTATCGGTAAACTTGCAGCAGCAGCAATGGATGCATCTGGACGTCAACCCGAAGTTGCCGGTCAGGTTAGAACATCTATGTTGATTGCCGCAGCTCTTATTGAAGGCGCAACTTTCTTCGCGCTGGCGATCTGCATAATTCTTGCTACAAAATAACGGAAATATTTTATGCTGAACCCGAACCCCGGATTAATAATCTGGACGATTATAACATTCGTGCTTCTTCTGATAATTCTTAAGAAGTTCGCGTGGAAGCCATTGCTCGAAAGCTTGCACAAGAGAGAAGAAACCGTGCGAAGCTCGATAGAGCGTGCAGAAAATGCGAAACAGGAAGCGGAACGATTGCTCGATGAAAATCGCAAGCAACTGGAACGCGCAGAACAAGATGGACGAAGGATCCTTAGTGAAAACCGCGCCCTTGCTGAAAAATTAAAAGAAGAAATAATCGAACAAGCAAACCAGCAATCCCGAAAAATGATCGAAATGGCAAAACAGGAAATCGAGCGCGATAAAGATGCGGCACTTATTTCGCTTCGCGGTGAAGTGGCAAATCTTGCGATTCAGGCAGCTGGGAAAATTCTCGATGAAACATTAGACGAAAATAAACAACGTAAGTTGGTTGATTCGTACCTGAAAGGATTACCTAAAAACTAACGATGAGTAGTTTACGAACAGCGCAGCGTTACGCCAAAGCGATGATCGACATCGGCACCGAAATGAAAAATCTCGACGGCATATTCCGGGATTTTGAATTGTTAGAATCAACCCTCCAAACTTCGCGTGATTTTAAACTTTTTTTGAAGAATCCGGTTTTAAGTTCTGAAAAAAAGAAACGTGTTTTAACCGATCTGTTGAAGGATAAAGTCAGTGAGATGACGATGAAATTTGTCATCATCCTCGTGAGAAAAAATCGCGAAGGAATTCTCGCCGAAATTATTCACGAATTCAATCGGCTTCGCGATGTGAAAATGGGCATATTAAACGTTAATGTTAAAACGGCGATACCTTTTTCAAGCTCTCAGCAAGATCATCTTGTACGGCAACTTGGATCTGTTACCAAGATGAAGGTAAAAGTGAAATATGAAATCGATCAAACGCTCAAAGGCGGATTCAAGGTACAGTATTATGACACTGTTTGGGATGCGAGTGTTCAGCATCAATTAGATCTTCTGCGGAAACGATTCGCGGAAGGAACAATATAATATTATTCTATCAAAAGGAAATTTGAATGGCAGAAGTAAGACCCGATGAAGTTTCGGCAATATTGCGGAAACAACTTTCCGGTTTTGAAAAAGAAGTGGATGTCTACGATGTAGGCACCGTGCTTCAGGTAGGAGACGGAATAGCGCGAGTATACGGACTCACAAAAGTTATGGCGAGTGAACTTGTGGAATTCCCTCACGGTGTATTCGGAATGGTTTTGAACCTGGAAGAAGATAACGTTGGTTGTATCCTCTTCGGCGAAAGTACTATGATCAAAGAAGGCGATACCGTGAAGCGAACCGGACGTGTTGCCTCGATGCAGGTGGGCGAACAAATGCTCGGCAGAGTGATAAATCCTCTGGGACAACCAATCGATGAACGTGGTCCGATCAAAACGGAAAAATATCTTCCCATCGAACGTAAAGCGTTAGGTGTTATTCAACGGCAGCCTGTAAAAGAACCGCTTCAAACAGGCATCAAAGCCGTTGACGCTATGATACCGATAGGCAGGGGACAGCGCGAGTTAATTATCGGCGACAGGCAAACGGGTAAAACAGCAATTGCTATCGATGCGATCATCAATCAGAAATTTTCGCATACCGAAGAAGCAAAACGCCTTGGTGTTAAACCTATGTATTGCATCTACGTTGCGATTGGCCAAAAAGGTTCAACGGTTGCACAGGTTGTTGCGAAGTTGCAGGAAGAAGGAGCAATGGATTATACAACGGTTATTTGCGCGACGGCGAGTGATCCTTCTCCTCTGCAGTTCATCGCGCCATATTCGGGCGCGACATTAGGTGAATTCTTCCGCGACAGCGGCAGGCACGCTCTTGTTATTTACGATGATTTATCGAAACACGCACAAGCATACCGGCAGGTATCGTTATTATTGAGACGACCCCCGGGACGCGAAGCATATCCCGGCGACGTGTTTTATCTGCATTCACGTTTGCTTGAACGCGCATCTAAATTAAGTGATGATTTAGGCGGCGGTAGCTTAACGGCTCTGCCTGTGATCGAAACTCAAGCAGGAGACGTATCGGCATATATTCCAACAAACGTAATCTCGATAACCGATGGTCAGATTTATCTCGAACCGAATTTATTTAACTCGGGTGTGAGGCCTGCTATCAACGTCGGAATTTCTGTTTCCCGCGTCGGTGGTAACGCTCAAATCAAGGCGATGAAGAAAGTAGCCGGAAGATTGCGACTTGATTTGGCGCAGTATCGTGAGTTAGAAGCATTTGCGAAGTTCGGATCGGATCTTGATAAAGCTACCCAACAACAATTGCGCCGCGGTTCCCGGCTTGTAGAATTATTAAAGCAAGGGCAGTTTGTACCGATGACTGTTGAAAAACAAGTGGTTAGCATATTCGCCGGTACGAACGGTTATCTTGATGAAGTGCCACTCGCTCATCTCCAGCGTTTCGAAAAAGAATTTCTTGAGTTTATGGAAATAAAACATCGTGACATTCTGAACAAGATCGCGGAAACAAAAGACCTCACCGATGATGTTCAAAAGAAACTTCATGAAATATTAAAAGAATTTTCATCAGCTTTTAAAATATCCTAAAAGATGGCAACACTGCGCGAGATACGCCGCCGTATAAGCGGCGTGAAGAATACACAGAAAATAACAAAAGCCATGAAGATGGTTGCTGCGGCAAAACTCCGCCGTGCGCAGGAAGCCGTTATTGCCGCGCGTCCTTATGCGCGTAAAATGCAAGAACTTCTTCAGAAATTGAGCAATATATCTGATCCGACCGTTCATCCGCTTTTTGAAAAGAGAGAAGTTGAATCGGTTGCGTTAATTATTGTAACCGCGGATCGCGGATTGTGCGGCGCTTTCAACTCGAACATCATCAGAACCGCCGTACAGCACATTAATAGTAATTATGAAAATCTGCATAAAGCAAATAAAGTAAACCTAATCTGTGTCGGACGCAAAAGCGCCGATTTCTTCGGTAAAAATAATTACAAAATTTCAGGCAAGTATACCGGTATTTACGCTGATTTGAATTTTTCTCATGCTCAAACCATAATAGGAGATGCTACCCGCGGATTTACGGCGGGTGAATATGACAAAGTTGAAATCATTTACAATGAATTCAAATCGATCGCCCAACAACGTATTGTAACTGAACAAATACTTCCCATCCAGCCTCTTCCCGCCACCGATACCTCGACTAAAGCGGGAACCTCAAATCCGAAATCTGTACTCAATTATATTTTCGAACCGTCGAGTGATGCGATTATATTATCGCTTATCCCAAAGCATTTGAATTTTCAAATCTGGCATGCTTTATTAGAATCGAACGCGGCTGAGCAGGGTGCGCGTATGGCGGCAATGGATAACGCAACATCGAACGCGACCGATATGATAAAAGCGCTCCAATTATCTTACAATAAAGCCAGGCAATCATCTATCACGAAGGAATTGTTGGAAATCGTCAGCGGTGCGGAAGCGCTAAAAGCCAGTTAACATTGGTTGAAAATAGACCTTGTTTGGTTTTCTACTTTATCATTGTTAAATTGGTGGTAACAACAATCCAAACTAATTATCCATTGAGATAGTATGAAAACCCGCATTTTTAGTCTTGCCATTTTTTGCATCGTATTTCTTGCACCGATTTTCTCTCAGGATGAAAAAATTCCTTTAGAGAAAAAAGATTTATTCTTTATGGAAAAGAGTAGGTATCAGAAAATCTTTTCCGGTGAACCTACAAAAACTATGTCAACCTCAGCAATCGATGTCACTTATTATGGGTTAGATTTAACAATTACAACTTCACCTCAGTATCTGCGCGGAAAAGTTACAATGAATTCTGTTTGCAGGCAAAACGGATTATCAGTCATTTCACTCGATCTGATGAATACACTGACTGTTGATTCTGTTTTTGTCGGTGGGATTAAAACATCGCGCATACAATATCCGTCATTTTTTAATATTACTTTAGACCGGACTTATAATATCGGGGAGATGATAAATGTGGATATTTATTATCAAGGTGTACCGGGAAGCAGTGGATTCGGGAGCTTCGAGTTCTCTTCTCACTCAACAGTTCCGTGGGTTTGGACTTTAAGTGAACCATACGGCGCCAAAGATTGGTGGCCCTGCAACGATCATCCGAGCGATAAGGCAGATTCGGCAGATATTATTGTTACAACGGATCTCTCTTATAAAGTCGGTTCGAACGGTAAACTTCTTTCCGTGATCAATAATGGGAACGGTACCGCTACCCATCATTGGAAAACTAATTATCCGGTATCATCATATTTAATTGCCATCGCTCTTACCAACTATTCTCAATTTTCTAACTGGTTTAAATACACACCTACCGATTCAATGGAAGTGCTAAATTATGTTTTGCCTGAAAATCTTTCTTCGGCGATGAGCGGATTACCTGTCGCAGTTACGGGATTGCAGATTTTTTCGGATATGTTTGGATTGTATCCATTCATCAGCGAAAAATATGGGCATGCACAATTTGGATGGGGTGGAGGCATGGAACATCAAACCATGACGTACCTGGGTGGGTTCAGTGAAGGTCTTGTGATTCACGAATTAGCCCACCAGTGGTTCGGCGATATGATAACTTGCAGAACATGGCCAGACCTGTGGCTTAACGAGGGCTTTGCGACTTA
Protein-coding sequences here:
- the atpB gene encoding F0F1 ATP synthase subunit A, whose product is MNFNTPDTVTVQQTLHDTVHAAAQHGVHGEEGGNLFTGLLHHVYDSNELDLPFIGKIELPHFAPIHIGSMTFDLSLTKHVIFLWLAAFLLIVLATVAARKNKKNRVPKGFGNLVEVFILFIRDEVAIPNMGHGGVRYLPYLLTTFFFILIMNLSGLVPYGATATGNISVTGGLAIIAFIMIQVSAIRAQGLGSYLKHLTGGVHWMLWPIMIPIEVLGLFTKPFALMVRLFANMIGGHIVIVSLIGLIFIFQSWIIAPVPIIFVLGINMLELFVAFLQAYIFTMLTSLFMGLGMQAAHDESEHH
- a CDS encoding ATP synthase F0 subunit C; this translates as MEANALGYLAAGIGAGITVIGAGLGIGKLAAAAMDASGRQPEVAGQVRTSMLIAAALIEGATFFALAICIILATK
- the atpF gene encoding F0F1 ATP synthase subunit B, which translates into the protein MLNPNPGLIIWTIITFVLLLIILKKFAWKPLLESLHKREETVRSSIERAENAKQEAERLLDENRKQLERAEQDGRRILSENRALAEKLKEEIIEQANQQSRKMIEMAKQEIERDKDAALISLRGEVANLAIQAAGKILDETLDENKQRKLVDSYLKGLPKN
- the atpH gene encoding ATP synthase F1 subunit delta; the protein is MSSLRTAQRYAKAMIDIGTEMKNLDGIFRDFELLESTLQTSRDFKLFLKNPVLSSEKKKRVLTDLLKDKVSEMTMKFVIILVRKNREGILAEIIHEFNRLRDVKMGILNVNVKTAIPFSSSQQDHLVRQLGSVTKMKVKVKYEIDQTLKGGFKVQYYDTVWDASVQHQLDLLRKRFAEGTI
- a CDS encoding F0F1 ATP synthase subunit alpha, which codes for MAEVRPDEVSAILRKQLSGFEKEVDVYDVGTVLQVGDGIARVYGLTKVMASELVEFPHGVFGMVLNLEEDNVGCILFGESTMIKEGDTVKRTGRVASMQVGEQMLGRVINPLGQPIDERGPIKTEKYLPIERKALGVIQRQPVKEPLQTGIKAVDAMIPIGRGQRELIIGDRQTGKTAIAIDAIINQKFSHTEEAKRLGVKPMYCIYVAIGQKGSTVAQVVAKLQEEGAMDYTTVICATASDPSPLQFIAPYSGATLGEFFRDSGRHALVIYDDLSKHAQAYRQVSLLLRRPPGREAYPGDVFYLHSRLLERASKLSDDLGGGSLTALPVIETQAGDVSAYIPTNVISITDGQIYLEPNLFNSGVRPAINVGISVSRVGGNAQIKAMKKVAGRLRLDLAQYRELEAFAKFGSDLDKATQQQLRRGSRLVELLKQGQFVPMTVEKQVVSIFAGTNGYLDEVPLAHLQRFEKEFLEFMEIKHRDILNKIAETKDLTDDVQKKLHEILKEFSSAFKIS
- the atpG gene encoding ATP synthase F1 subunit gamma, whose product is MATLREIRRRISGVKNTQKITKAMKMVAAAKLRRAQEAVIAARPYARKMQELLQKLSNISDPTVHPLFEKREVESVALIIVTADRGLCGAFNSNIIRTAVQHINSNYENLHKANKVNLICVGRKSADFFGKNNYKISGKYTGIYADLNFSHAQTIIGDATRGFTAGEYDKVEIIYNEFKSIAQQRIVTEQILPIQPLPATDTSTKAGTSNPKSVLNYIFEPSSDAIILSLIPKHLNFQIWHALLESNAAEQGARMAAMDNATSNATDMIKALQLSYNKARQSSITKELLEIVSGAEALKAS